In the Jatrophihabitans endophyticus genome, one interval contains:
- the rpsQ gene encoding 30S ribosomal protein S17 codes for MSETTETAAGQGRNYRKIREGLVVSDKMEKTVVVEVEDRVKHPLYGKVLRRTNKLKAHDESNEVGIGDRVRLMETKPQSATKRWRVVEVIEKAK; via the coding sequence ATGAGCGAGACCACCGAAACGGCCGCCGGCCAGGGTCGCAACTACCGCAAGATCCGCGAGGGTCTCGTGGTCAGCGACAAGATGGAGAAGACCGTCGTGGTCGAGGTCGAGGACCGCGTCAAGCACCCGCTCTACGGCAAGGTCCTGCGGCGCACGAACAAGCTCAAGGCCCACGACGAGAGCAACGAGGTCGGCATCGGCGACCGCGTCCGGCTGATGGAGACCAAGCCGCAGTCGGCCACCAAGCGCTGGCGCGTCGTCGAGGTCATCGAGAAGGCCAAGTAG
- the rpmC gene encoding 50S ribosomal protein L29: protein MSTVTNELRELNDDELATRLRESKEELFNLRFQMATGQLDNNRRLRTVKHDIARIYTILRERELGLSVAPSEGVTAS, encoded by the coding sequence ATGAGCACCGTGACCAACGAACTGCGCGAGCTCAACGACGACGAGCTCGCCACCCGTCTGCGCGAGTCGAAGGAAGAGCTGTTCAACCTGCGCTTCCAGATGGCGACCGGGCAGCTGGACAACAACCGGCGACTGCGCACCGTGAAGCACGACATCGCGCGGATCTACACGATCCTGCGCGAGCGTGAGCTCGGCCTGTCGGTCGCCCCGAGCGAGGGCGTGACCGCATCATGA
- the rplP gene encoding 50S ribosomal protein L16 produces the protein MLIPRRVKHRKQHHPTRRGMASGGTQVAFGEYGVQALEPAYVTNRQIESARIAINRHIRRGGKVWINIYPDRPLTKKPAETRMGSGKGSPEWWIANVKPGRVLFELSFPNEKVAREALTRAIHKLPMKCRIVTREGEV, from the coding sequence ATGCTCATCCCACGCCGCGTGAAGCACCGCAAGCAGCACCACCCGACCCGCCGGGGCATGGCCTCGGGCGGCACGCAGGTGGCCTTCGGCGAGTACGGCGTCCAGGCGCTCGAGCCGGCCTACGTCACCAACCGGCAGATCGAGTCGGCGCGTATCGCGATCAACCGGCACATCCGTCGTGGCGGCAAGGTCTGGATCAACATCTACCCGGACCGTCCGCTGACCAAGAAGCCGGCCGAGACCCGCATGGGTTCGGGCAAGGGTTCGCCCGAGTGGTGGATCGCCAACGTCAAGCCCGGCCGCGTCCTGTTCGAGCTCTCGTTCCCGAACGAGAAGGTCGCTCGCGAGGCGCTCACCCGCGCGATCCACAAGCTGCCGATGAAGTGCCGGATCGTGACCCGAGAGGGCGAGGTCTGA
- the rpsC gene encoding 30S ribosomal protein S3 translates to MGQKINPNGFRLGITTDFRSRWYADKQYAEYVKEDVKIRKLMSTGMERAGIAKVEIERTRDRVRVDIHTARPGIVIGRRGAEADRIRGELEKLTGKQVQLNILEVKNPEGDAQLVAQGVAEQLSNRVSFRRAMRKSMQSTLKSPGVKGIRVQCSGRLGGAEMSRSEFYREGRVPLHTLRANIDYGFYEARTTFGRIGVKVWIYKGEVPTGSRSEREAAAAAEALRQRRDRPAGGSRPRRSGSQGTTGVSTDAGRAASGEGSVATATTDAAEPTAVEPNLQESAVTTDAAAAADVAEAPAAAEAAGAEGIQGNAPQPADAPTTENTES, encoded by the coding sequence ATGGGTCAGAAGATCAACCCGAACGGGTTCCGCCTCGGCATCACCACCGACTTCCGCAGCCGCTGGTACGCCGACAAGCAGTACGCGGAGTACGTCAAAGAGGACGTCAAGATCCGCAAGCTGATGTCGACGGGCATGGAGCGCGCCGGGATCGCCAAGGTCGAGATCGAGCGCACCCGCGACCGCGTGCGCGTCGACATCCATACCGCGCGTCCGGGCATCGTCATCGGTCGCCGCGGCGCCGAGGCCGACCGCATCCGTGGGGAGCTCGAGAAGCTCACCGGCAAGCAGGTGCAGCTCAACATCCTCGAGGTGAAGAACCCCGAGGGCGACGCGCAGCTGGTGGCGCAGGGTGTGGCCGAGCAGCTGTCCAACCGCGTCAGCTTCCGCCGCGCCATGCGCAAGAGCATGCAGTCGACGCTGAAGAGCCCGGGCGTCAAGGGCATCCGGGTGCAGTGCTCGGGCCGCCTCGGCGGGGCCGAGATGTCGCGCTCGGAGTTCTACCGCGAGGGGCGCGTGCCGCTGCACACGCTGCGCGCGAACATCGACTACGGGTTCTACGAGGCTCGCACCACGTTCGGCCGCATCGGCGTCAAGGTGTGGATCTACAAGGGCGAGGTCCCGACCGGATCGCGCAGCGAGCGCGAGGCCGCGGCCGCCGCCGAGGCGCTGCGCCAGCGTCGTGACCGGCCGGCCGGTGGCTCGCGCCCGCGTCGCTCCGGCTCGCAGGGCACCACGGGCGTCAGCACCGACGCCGGTCGCGCGGCGTCCGGCGAGGGCTCGGTCGCCACCGCCACCACCGACGCCGCCGAGCCGACCGCCGTCGAGCCCAACCTGCAGGAATCGGCCGTGACCACCGATGCCGCGGCCGCCGCCGACGTCGCCGAGGCCCCCGCCGCCGCGGAGGCCGCCGGTGCCGAGGGCATCCAGGGCAACGCGCCGCAGCCGGCCGACGCCCCGACCACCGAGAACACGGAGAGCTGA
- the rplV gene encoding 50S ribosomal protein L22 — translation MTEPDTEVRGAFAKASHVRVTPMKARRVVDLIRNRPAQEALAALKFQPQAAAEPVAKVLASAIANAENNFDLDPASLVISRAYVDEGPTMKRFRPRAQGRAYRIRKRTSHITIEVESVDRPTSKKGRGR, via the coding sequence ATGACCGAGCCAGACACCGAGGTGCGTGGCGCCTTCGCCAAGGCGTCCCACGTGCGGGTGACGCCGATGAAGGCGCGCCGCGTCGTCGACCTCATCCGCAACCGCCCGGCCCAGGAAGCCCTCGCGGCGCTGAAGTTCCAGCCGCAGGCCGCCGCCGAGCCCGTCGCGAAGGTGCTCGCCAGCGCGATCGCCAACGCCGAGAACAACTTCGACCTCGACCCCGCGTCGCTGGTCATCTCCCGCGCGTACGTGGACGAGGGCCCGACCATGAAGCGGTTCCGGCCGCGGGCCCAGGGTCGCGCCTACCGCATCCGCAAGCGCACGAGCCACATCACCATCGAGGTCGAGAGCGTCGACCGACCGACGAGCAAGAAGGGACGGGGCCGCTGA
- the rpsS gene encoding 30S ribosomal protein S19: MPRSLKKGPFVDDHLLKKVDAQNDKNTKNVIKTWSRRSTIIPDMLGHTIAVHDGRKHVPVFVTEGMVGHKLGEFAPTRTFKGHVRDDRRSRRG, encoded by the coding sequence ATGCCACGCAGTTTGAAGAAGGGCCCGTTCGTCGACGACCACCTGCTCAAGAAGGTGGACGCGCAGAACGACAAGAACACCAAGAACGTGATCAAGACCTGGTCGCGCCGCTCGACGATCATCCCCGACATGCTCGGGCACACGATCGCCGTGCACGACGGCCGCAAGCACGTCCCGGTGTTCGTCACCGAGGGCATGGTCGGCCACAAGCTGGGCGAGTTCGCGCCGACGCGGACCTTCAAGGGCCACGTTCGCGACGACCGCCGCTCGCGGCGCGGCTGA
- the rplB gene encoding 50S ribosomal protein L2, whose amino-acid sequence MAIRKYKPTTPGRRGSSVADFAEVTRDHPEKSLVKPLHNKGGRNNSGKVTTRHQGGGHKRAYRVIDFRRHDKDGVPAKVAHIEYDPNRTARIALLHYADGEKRYILAPRLLKQGDRIENGPSADIKPGNALPLRNIPVGTVVHAIELRPGGGAKIARSAGASVQLVAKEGVYAQLRMPSGEIRNVDVRCRATVGEVGNAEQSNINWGKAGRMRWKGKRPTVRGVAMNPVDHPHGGGEGKTSGGRHPVNPNGKPEGRTRRRKASDQMIVRRRRTNKKR is encoded by the coding sequence ATGGCTATCCGTAAGTACAAGCCGACGACGCCCGGTCGCCGTGGTTCGTCCGTGGCCGACTTCGCCGAGGTCACCCGTGACCATCCGGAGAAGTCGCTGGTCAAGCCGCTGCACAACAAGGGCGGGCGCAACAACTCCGGCAAGGTCACGACGCGCCACCAGGGCGGCGGCCACAAGCGCGCCTACCGCGTGATCGACTTCCGTCGTCACGACAAGGACGGCGTGCCGGCCAAGGTCGCGCACATCGAGTACGACCCGAACCGCACCGCGCGCATCGCGCTGCTGCACTACGCCGACGGCGAGAAGCGCTACATCCTCGCGCCGCGGCTGCTCAAGCAGGGCGACCGGATCGAGAACGGCCCCAGCGCCGACATCAAGCCCGGCAACGCGCTGCCGCTGCGCAACATCCCGGTCGGCACCGTCGTGCACGCGATCGAGCTGCGTCCCGGCGGCGGCGCGAAGATCGCCCGTTCCGCCGGCGCGAGCGTGCAGCTCGTGGCCAAGGAGGGCGTCTACGCGCAGCTGCGGATGCCCTCGGGCGAGATCCGCAACGTCGACGTGCGCTGCCGCGCGACGGTCGGCGAGGTCGGCAACGCCGAGCAGAGCAACATCAACTGGGGCAAGGCCGGCCGCATGCGTTGGAAGGGCAAGCGCCCGACCGTCCGTGGTGTCGCGATGAACCCGGTCGACCACCCGCACGGTGGTGGTGAGGGCAAGACGTCCGGTGGCCGTCACCCGGTGAACCCGAACGGCAAGCCCGAGGGTCGTACCCGGCGCCGCAAGGCCAGCGACCAGATGATCGTCCGCCGTCGTCGTACGAACAAGAAGCGCTAA
- the rplW gene encoding 50S ribosomal protein L23, with amino-acid sequence MFDDPRDVLLAPVISEKSYGLLDDNKYTFEVHPQANKTQIKIAVEKVFGVKVTDVNTLNRQGKRKRTRAGFGTRKSVKRAVVTLRAGDRIDVFGQIG; translated from the coding sequence ATGTTCGACGATCCCCGTGACGTGCTGCTCGCTCCGGTCATCTCGGAGAAGAGCTACGGCCTGCTGGACGACAACAAGTACACCTTCGAGGTGCACCCGCAGGCCAACAAGACGCAGATCAAGATCGCGGTCGAGAAGGTGTTCGGCGTGAAGGTGACCGACGTCAACACCCTCAACCGGCAGGGCAAGCGCAAGCGCACCCGCGCCGGCTTCGGGACGCGCAAGAGCGTGAAGCGCGCCGTCGTGACGCTGCGTGCCGGCGACCGCATCGACGTGTTCGGACAGATTGGCTGA
- the rplD gene encoding 50S ribosomal protein L4 has protein sequence MTLTLTVQNPTGSDADGGTVDLPAEIFDAKTNVALIHQVVVAQLAAARQGTHKAKTRGEVRGGGKKPYRQKGTGRARQGSTRAPQFAGGGTVHGPVPRNYEQRTPKKMKVAALRGALSDRARNDRVFVVSSLLDGDVPSTKGVATALASVSGAKHVLVVVERTDELTWKSLRNVSSVHVLEPSQLNTYDVLISDDLVFTRGALDEFIAGPAKGRTATASATESEAVAVTKGDS, from the coding sequence ATGACGCTCACTCTCACCGTCCAGAACCCGACCGGGTCGGACGCCGACGGCGGCACCGTCGACCTCCCCGCGGAGATCTTCGACGCCAAGACCAACGTCGCGCTGATCCACCAGGTCGTGGTCGCGCAGCTCGCCGCCGCTCGTCAGGGCACGCACAAGGCCAAGACGCGTGGCGAGGTCCGCGGCGGCGGCAAGAAGCCGTACCGCCAGAAGGGCACCGGCCGCGCCCGCCAGGGCTCGACCCGCGCCCCGCAGTTCGCCGGCGGTGGCACCGTGCACGGCCCGGTGCCGCGCAACTACGAGCAGCGCACCCCGAAGAAGATGAAGGTCGCCGCGCTCCGCGGCGCGCTGTCCGACCGGGCCCGCAACGACCGCGTGTTCGTGGTGTCGTCGCTGCTCGACGGCGATGTGCCCTCCACCAAGGGCGTGGCGACGGCGCTGGCCTCGGTCAGCGGCGCCAAGCACGTGCTGGTCGTGGTCGAGCGCACCGACGAGCTCACCTGGAAGAGCCTGCGCAACGTGTCGAGCGTCCACGTGCTCGAGCCGTCGCAGCTCAACACCTACGACGTGCTGATCAGCGACGACCTGGTCTTCACGCGCGGCGCGCTCGACGAGTTCATCGCCGGCCCCGCCAAGGGCCGTACCGCCACCGCCTCGGCCACCGAGTCCGAGGCCGTCGCCGTCACGAAGGGTGACAGCTGA
- the rplC gene encoding 50S ribosomal protein L3: MANDRTGILGEKLGMTQVFDENNRIVPVTVVKAGPCVVTQIRTEEKDGYTAVQLAYGQIDPRKVTKPVAGHFKAADVTPRRHLVELRTDAVEGYTVGQEITAEVFADGARVDVSGTTKGKGTAGVMKRHGFKGLGAGHGTQRKHRSPGSIGGCATPGRVFKGLRMAGRMGHVKATTTGLVVHKVDTEKGLLLIKGAVPGPKGGLLFVRSAGKSGELNPIEKGL, encoded by the coding sequence ATGGCTAACGACAGGACAGGGATTCTGGGCGAGAAGCTCGGTATGACCCAGGTCTTCGACGAGAACAACCGCATCGTGCCGGTGACCGTCGTCAAGGCCGGGCCGTGCGTCGTCACCCAGATCCGTACCGAGGAGAAGGACGGCTACACCGCCGTCCAGCTCGCCTACGGGCAGATCGACCCGCGCAAGGTGACCAAGCCGGTCGCCGGCCACTTCAAGGCCGCGGACGTGACGCCGCGTCGCCACCTGGTCGAGCTGCGCACCGACGCCGTCGAGGGCTACACGGTCGGCCAGGAGATCACCGCCGAGGTGTTCGCCGACGGCGCCCGCGTGGACGTCAGTGGCACCACCAAGGGCAAGGGCACCGCCGGTGTCATGAAGCGCCACGGCTTCAAGGGCCTCGGCGCCGGGCACGGCACCCAGCGCAAGCACCGCTCGCCGGGCTCGATCGGTGGCTGTGCCACCCCGGGCCGCGTCTTCAAGGGCCTGCGCATGGCCGGCCGCATGGGCCACGTCAAGGCCACGACGACCGGGCTCGTCGTCCACAAGGTGGACACCGAGAAGGGCCTGCTGCTCATCAAGGGCGCCGTCCCCGGTCCCAAGGGCGGCCTGCTGTTCGTGCGCAGCGCCGGCAAGTCGGGCGAGCTGAACCCGATCGAGAAGGGCCTGTGA
- the rpsJ gene encoding 30S ribosomal protein S10, translating into MAGQKIRIRLKAYDHEAIDASARKIVETVTRTGARVVGPVPLPTEKNIYCVIRSPHKYKDSREHFEMRTHKRLIDILDPTPKTVDALMRIDLPASVDVNIQ; encoded by the coding sequence ATGGCGGGACAGAAGATCCGCATCCGGCTCAAGGCCTACGACCACGAGGCCATCGACGCCAGTGCGCGCAAGATCGTCGAGACGGTGACCCGTACCGGCGCCCGGGTCGTGGGCCCGGTGCCGCTGCCGACGGAGAAGAACATCTACTGCGTCATCCGATCGCCGCACAAGTACAAGGACAGTCGCGAGCACTTCGAGATGCGCACCCACAAGCGGCTCATCGACATCCTCGACCCGACGCCGAAGACGGTCGACGCGCTCATGCGCATCGATCTGCCCGCGTCGGTCGACGTCAACATCCAGTAA
- the tuf gene encoding elongation factor Tu: protein MAKAKFERTKPHVNIGTIGHIDHGKTTLTAAISRVLHDKYPDLNPSTEAFDMIDKAPEERQRGITISIAHIEYQTEQRHYAHVDCPGHADYIKNMITGAAQMDGAILVVAATDGPMPQTKEHVLLARQVGVPYIVVALNKADMVDDEEIMELVELEVRELLTQYEFPGDDAPIVKVSALKALEGDAKWGESVLELMQAVDDAIPQPERDTDKPFLMPIEDVFTITGRGTVVTGRIERGVLKVNETVDIVGIRTDKQTTTVTGIEMFRKLLDEGQAGENVGLLLRGIKREDVERGQVVIKPGTTTPHTKFEANVYILSKDEGGRHTPFFNNYRPQFYFRTTDVTGVVTLPEGTEMVMPGDNTEMSVELIQPVAMEDGLRFAIREGGRTVGAGRVTKIVE from the coding sequence GTGGCGAAGGCCAAGTTCGAGCGGACCAAGCCGCACGTCAACATCGGCACCATCGGTCACATCGACCATGGCAAGACGACGCTGACGGCTGCGATCTCGCGCGTGCTGCACGACAAGTACCCGGACCTCAACCCGAGTACCGAGGCGTTCGACATGATCGACAAGGCGCCCGAGGAGCGGCAGCGCGGCATCACGATCTCGATCGCGCACATCGAGTACCAGACCGAGCAGCGTCACTACGCGCACGTCGACTGCCCCGGTCACGCCGACTACATCAAGAACATGATCACTGGTGCGGCGCAGATGGACGGCGCGATCCTCGTCGTCGCCGCCACCGACGGCCCGATGCCGCAGACCAAGGAGCACGTGCTCCTGGCCCGCCAGGTCGGCGTCCCCTACATCGTCGTCGCGCTCAACAAGGCCGACATGGTCGACGACGAGGAGATCATGGAGCTCGTCGAGCTCGAGGTCCGCGAGCTGCTGACCCAGTACGAGTTCCCGGGCGACGACGCTCCCATCGTCAAGGTCTCGGCGCTCAAGGCGCTCGAGGGCGACGCCAAGTGGGGCGAGTCGGTGCTGGAGCTCATGCAGGCCGTCGACGACGCGATCCCGCAGCCCGAGCGTGACACCGACAAGCCGTTCCTCATGCCCATCGAGGACGTCTTCACGATCACCGGTCGCGGCACGGTCGTCACCGGCCGTATCGAGCGCGGCGTGCTCAAGGTGAACGAGACCGTCGACATCGTCGGTATCCGCACCGACAAGCAGACGACCACGGTCACCGGCATCGAGATGTTCCGCAAGCTGCTCGACGAGGGCCAGGCGGGCGAGAACGTCGGCCTGCTGCTGCGTGGCATCAAGCGCGAGGACGTCGAGCGCGGCCAGGTCGTCATCAAGCCGGGCACCACGACGCCGCACACGAAGTTCGAGGCGAACGTCTACATCCTGTCCAAGGACGAGGGTGGCCGCCACACGCCGTTCTTCAACAACTACCGGCCGCAGTTCTACTTCCGCACCACCGACGTGACCGGCGTCGTGACCCTCCCCGAGGGCACCGAGATGGTCATGCCGGGCGACAACACCGAGATGTCGGTCGAGCTCATCCAGCCGGTCGCCATGGAGGACGGTCTGCGCTTCGCCATCCGCGAGGGTGGCCGCACCGTGGGTGCGGGCCGCGTCACCAAGATCGTCGAGTAG